TGCTAAGCATTTTCCATCAATTATCTCCTTTAATCTTCATGACACCTCTATTCCATGACCATTTCatacataaggaaactgagggtcagagacTCGGTGACCTCACTGCCCAAGGCCACAATGCTGAGCTTCAATTCAGATCTGCACTGACTGCAATTTACAGTCTTCCTAAGTCTTCTGCTGAGGCTAAGCCACCTCTGACCAACTGGTGGTCCTGGTTACTGGGGTGCTCCTCACCCTCTCTGACGTGTGAATCCCCTCTTGTTTGGTGTGTGTCTGCACCCTGATGTGGATGCTCTCCTCTTGATTCCCTTGCCCGTTGTGGATGGCCTCTCTGAGCCCAAGTTTATCCAACTATACAATGAGGGTGTTGGACTGCCTTCAAAGTCTGTTCCACATTCATTCCGCATTCTGTGAATTCAACTGCTTATTTCAGCTGTCTTATTGGGATGATTACTGAATCACTGAAGTCGAagcttttctaatttgttttggGGGAAGTTACATGTTTCTTTGGCATTTTCCCAGATTCCAGAGGAGGGCAAAAATGGAGCCGTATGCCTTAGTTGCttcttaaaaccataaaaattaacaaaaacccAGCAGAAGCCTTCGTGATAGCTGCAGGTTTCTTAACTGGGATTTTGTTCAGGGAACgggagtaattttatttttttattttccttctgtgaTTAGAACGTACACACCATGTGTCACCATGCAGTTGCTGATTACTTCAAATTAATAcctatggaagaaaaaaaaataggtagttACCTGTGACAGGTATTACCTGGACAGGGGAATTTAGCCATAAGAAGTAGTTATTAGGGAATGAGCCCAATTTCCACAATGCACATTTGTCTCAAGATGTGAGAAAATGAGAGCATCACTTGGCGCCATAGGTTACTGCATGGGGGGTTTGTTAAGCCCATGATTTGTTctcttgtttttcagtttttcccctaCATCCTGCTGCTCTTTGCGATCCTCCTGTACCTGCCCCCACTGTTCTGGCGTTTCGCAGCTGCTCCTCATATTTGCTCAGACTTGAAGTTTATCATGGAAGAACTTGACAAAGTTTACAACCGTGCAATTAAGGCTGCAAAGAGTGTGCGTGACCTTGACATGAGAGATGGAGCCTGCTCAGTTCCAGGTGTTACCGAGAACTTAGGGCAAAGGTAACTTAGCCCCAGCAGGCAGCTCATCGGGTTTTGTAGGACAAATTCTCTGCCCTTCTACTGCCAGTCTGGGCCCAGAGTTCTCATTGCTAGGAGGCGGGGCAGGAGTGGAAGCAGGGGGACGTCATGCACCTAGTGACAGCCTGTAGTATCCCGGGATGTCCACTCTCCCCAAATCTCACTGCGACCCATCCCACCCATTTGTTTATCCTTCTGTCAAGACTCTTTCCCTTGATGAGTGAAACGTTaccttctcattttaaaaatgcagttctTGTAGGGGTAACAGATTGAGGTGCTATATGAAGCTTGCTTGCTTTGATCTATTTAACTCCTTAATGGAGACGCACAGAGGATTTCAAGGCAGCTGAGCAAAGGATGAGAGAGAAATGGGGAATGAGTAGgttgtggcttgccttttcacaACCTTCTTTTGGTTCTTGTTATTGAATAATTGGAATAATAGAGCCatcattttttgaatatttaatatatcTCACACACCGTATTGAGTTATTTAAGTACATTATCTCCTTTAACCCTCAGAGCAACATTACTAGTGCATTTGTTAACCTCCTCCTCCACTTTTATTCTGGATAAAAACACTCTTCTGTAGCTGTAAGTGAGAGTCTGGGAACTGAACCATGCCCTTTAGACCCCATAGTTTTTGCCCATACCCCCTGAGTTGTCCCACCCCTCGCCTGTAAGAGGCGCATGTTTACACGTATTTAGGATTTACCAGATGCCAGGCATCACtctaaaaatttccaaatattaactcatttaatcaacTAGGCCTTCTGTTAAATATTAAGGggaaaagcattttattattccttttcttcctcctcttttaaaCGGATTTTATTTTTGACTACTCTACTGACGTTGTAGGTAAAGAAGTATGGGTGTTTGAAATTTTTAGTGTGACATTGTTGAATGTGTATCTGCCTTTAATATTTGATGGTCTTGATGAGTGCCtaagttatttttgtttcctttattttttagtttgtggGAGGTATCTGACAGCCACTTCAAGTACCCAATTGTGGAGCAGTActtgaagacaaagaaaaattctaataatttaaTCATCAAGTACATTAGCTGCCGCCTGCTGACACTCATCATTATACTGTTAGCGTGTATCTACCTGGGCTATTACTTCAGCCTCTCCTCACTCTCAGACGAGTTTGTGTGCAGCATCAAATCAGGGATCCTGAGAAACGACAGCACCGTGCCCGATCAGTTTCAGTGCAAACTCATTGCCGTGGGCATCTTCCAGTTGCTCAGTGTCATTAACCTTGTGGTTTATGTCCTGCTGGCTCCCGTGGTTGTCTACACGCTGTTTGTTCCATTCCGACAGAAGACAGATGTTCTCAAAGTGTACGAAATCCTCCCCACTTTTGATGTTATGCATTTCAAATCTGAAGGGTACAACGATTTGAGCCTCTACAATCTCTTCTTGGAGGAAAATATAAGTGAGGTCAAGTCATACAAGTGTCTTAAGGTACTGGAGAATATTAAGAGCAGTGGTCAGGGGATCGACCCAATGCTACTCCTGACAAACCTTGGCATGATCAAGATGGATGTTGTTGATGGCAAAACTCCCATGTCTGCAGAGATGAGAGAGGAGCAGGGGAACCAGACGGCAGAGCTCCAAGGTAGGGTTTGCTTTTGGCAGAGGCTACGGGAGTCCACCGAGAGCCTTTGCAGCAGCCTTGTGGGAATATTGACAGTCTTTACCCTGCCCATCATTTAAACCATTTCCAAGCATTAAAAACCTTAATACCAAGGTGCGGTGTAGGGGGAGTGGGAACCCCTCAGTATAAGGAGAGACAGGAAAAGAATTGGTGCTGCTCTACATTTCCAAAGAAGAATAACTTCTGTGCTTTTTCTGGTTTTtccctcttctctgtctgtctcacaCTCTCTCTCGCTCAGCAATCTTCCTTGTCtttcttgcttatttttgtcttatCTTACTGGCTTTCCTCTCTGTACCTCTGATCTCCTTCTCTGTTACTCTCTGACTTTCTCTTTCAAAGGGGACTAAAAGTTTATTGATTCTTTTAGTTAGGCCAAGAAGCAAAACATGGTATAGACTGTGAGAGGAATTTTTGGCAGAAGAAAAATTGATTAGTATTGGTAATTCCTGCTATATTTCtgtcataaatatttgttttcaattttgacAGCTATGAACATAGACAGTGAAACTAAAGCAAATAATGGAGAGAAGAATGCCCGACAGAGACTTCTGGATTCTTCTTGctgatgatttttttccttgagcTGTAAATCTGTGACTTCTGTGACATGGGATTTAATTTGGCTAAAGCATCCCTGTTGGTTTCACAGCTGGTTTGCAATAAATGGTTCTTGGTGGAGATACTGAGCATGTCTTATTGAGTCCCTAATGGAAATGGTGATCAACAAAAGGTTATGGAAGAATGGTTTATGAACTTCCCATAGGAAGCACCTGAGAGATAAGTAAACTGCAGCAAGTAACTATGTGTAAGTCCTCATcaaatgaaaagcagaaagaCAAGAACAATTAGTCAAGAGCAGTAGCCCTGTCAGAGCCTCGGAGCAATACCTTTCTGTACCCGTGGTGAGACAAGACCCAGAGCTACTGGAAAACAAGCACTTTggaagatttgttttgttttcgtggAATAATAATATGTCAGGATATAATTTAACGTGAGTTTCTTATGTGCCCTTAAAGACTGTTAGACAAGAAAAGCATTCACTGGCTAATGATCCATAGGTCGACCTATGTCCTAAGTTAGGTGTAAGGTCCGATGCCTTGGCCCACACTCGAGCTCTCTTTACATTGTTAGTTGTCAACCTTGGCTGATGGAAATCCCGTAACCACTATTTGTTGCACTGTGCCTTGAAGGGCAGCAGGCCCAAGTGCTGCTCTGACTGAAAACTGAGTTAACAAGACGAAATCTAAAGGATATTCACAGTGACTTCAATTCAGGAAGAATGCTTCCGAAAGAGCCCAGTGGGGAAATCTGACATCACAGAAGACATTAATTCAGTCACTTTCAAAGAGTTTGTCTACAGGCGGTTTCTCTGTTATCAAAGGCATTTGAAATAGGATTTTACTTAAACAATAATGGAACACAGGAGTATTTAAAGTGAAGAACACTTTGCCTGAATGTGATCAGGGCACATAAGTGACATTGGCGTGCTTCATATGGCGTGCTTGGAGCCAGAAAAACTTAGcggtttattttgtttatatttaagcacagctttaaaaaattcattatcgTTTATTCAGTGTCCGAATTGAGGCCATTTGGGAAGAAAATTCTAGCACTGGCGGAGAATTATAGAATAAAGATTATAAATGGTTGGATAAGACAAATGTAAGCTTATTTCGTAAACATTTAAAGCTGATTCAGAACATGTTAAAAACTGTTCCCA
This genomic window from Pan troglodytes isolate AG18354 chromosome 9, NHGRI_mPanTro3-v2.0_pri, whole genome shotgun sequence contains:
- the PANX1 gene encoding pannexin-1 — its product is MAIAHLATEYVFSDFLLKEPTEPKFKGLRLELAVDKMVTCIAVGLPLLLISLAFAQEISIGTQISCFSPSSFSWRQAAFVDSYCWAAVQQKNSLQSESGNLPLWLHKFFPYILLLFAILLYLPPLFWRFAAAPHICSDLKFIMEELDKVYNRAIKAAKSVRDLDMRDGACSVPGVTENLGQSLWEVSDSHFKYPIVEQYLKTKKNSNNLIIKYISCRLLTLIIILLACIYLGYYFSLSSLSDEFVCSIKSGILRNDSTVPDQFQCKLIAVGIFQLLSVINLVVYVLLAPVVVYTLFVPFRQKTDVLKVYEILPTFDVMHFKSEGYNDLSLYNLFLEENISEVKSYKCLKVLENIKSSGQGIDPMLLLTNLGMIKMDVVDGKTPMSAEMREEQGNQTAELQAMNIDSETKANNGEKNARQRLLDSSC